One region of Micromonospora lupini genomic DNA includes:
- a CDS encoding sigma-70 family RNA polymerase sigma factor — MHAVAAGWHGDAVRADWLSARSSSRSTSSARGVDARATSRQNGPVTPRPAPGRHQATTTEANHSDQLIRLLYAEHAGPLLMFVMRLTGGDRQRAEDIVQETLLRAWRNAHRLGAQGQGSLRPWLVTVARRIAIDEHRSQEARPPETYDRDLTAFAEADSTDRVLRTMTVADALRTLSQSHREILIATYFRGRTVPEAAEELGLPLGTAKSRVYYALRALRTALQERGVTE, encoded by the coding sequence ATGCATGCGGTGGCGGCCGGTTGGCATGGCGACGCGGTTCGCGCAGACTGGTTGTCCGCGCGGTCGTCGTCGCGGTCGACCTCGTCTGCCCGGGGGGTCGACGCCCGAGCCACGTCTCGCCAAAATGGTCCGGTGACGCCCCGACCGGCGCCCGGGCGCCACCAGGCGACGACAACCGAGGCGAACCACTCCGACCAGTTGATCCGGCTGCTCTACGCGGAGCACGCCGGCCCGTTGCTGATGTTCGTCATGCGACTCACCGGGGGGGACCGGCAGCGCGCGGAGGACATCGTGCAGGAGACGCTGCTGCGGGCCTGGCGTAACGCGCACCGCCTCGGCGCGCAGGGGCAGGGTTCGCTGCGGCCGTGGCTGGTCACCGTGGCCCGTCGGATCGCCATCGACGAGCACCGCAGCCAGGAGGCCCGGCCGCCGGAGACGTACGACCGGGACCTGACCGCGTTCGCCGAGGCGGACAGCACCGACCGGGTGCTGCGCACGATGACGGTGGCGGACGCGCTGCGTACGCTGAGTCAGTCGCATCGGGAGATCCTGATCGCGACGTACTTCCGGGGGCGGACGGTGCCGGAGGCTGCCGAGGAGTTGGGGCTTCCGCTGGGCACCGCCAAGTCGCGGGTCTACTACGCGCTGCGCGCGCTGCGCACGGCTCTGCAGGAGCGGGGGGTGACAGAATGA
- a CDS encoding anti-sigma factor family protein — MSRPDHMDVAAYALGVLDEQDTERFEEHLAACWACAAELETMVPVVGLLSGIDGETMMALEQTATDPALLDRTLVAVRADRRRTRFRQLLATAAAVVVFGGLTGYGFVNVAGDENPGVLADPTTSAAANDPPTSAPTARPSGPGVGGTEEEGDQVDATDPTTGVQTTMFLVEREYGTRINFSLRKLPGPRICRLVVVRKNATTEVISTWSVPDGGYGTNSRPQGLELSASTSALTSDIKQLQVQSVDGNGVASPLVTVPM, encoded by the coding sequence ATGAGCCGGCCGGACCACATGGATGTCGCCGCGTACGCGCTCGGCGTGCTCGACGAGCAGGACACCGAGCGGTTCGAGGAGCACCTCGCCGCGTGCTGGGCGTGTGCGGCCGAGCTGGAGACGATGGTGCCTGTGGTCGGGCTGCTCTCCGGCATCGACGGCGAGACGATGATGGCGCTGGAGCAGACCGCCACCGATCCGGCGCTGCTGGACCGGACGTTGGTCGCGGTCCGGGCCGACCGGCGGCGCACCCGGTTTCGTCAGTTGCTCGCGACCGCCGCGGCGGTGGTGGTCTTCGGCGGTCTGACGGGCTACGGCTTCGTGAATGTGGCAGGTGACGAGAACCCCGGGGTTCTGGCGGATCCGACGACGAGCGCGGCGGCCAACGACCCGCCGACGAGCGCGCCGACCGCGCGGCCGAGCGGGCCGGGCGTCGGCGGCACCGAGGAGGAGGGCGACCAGGTCGACGCCACCGATCCGACGACCGGCGTGCAGACGACGATGTTCCTGGTCGAGCGGGAGTACGGCACCCGCATCAATTTCAGCCTGCGGAAATTGCCCGGCCCACGAATCTGCCGACTGGTGGTGGTGCGCAAGAACGCCACCACCGAGGTTATTTCGACGTGGTCGGTGCCCGACGGCGGGTACGGCACGAACAGTCGTCCGCAGGGCCTTGAGCTGAGTGCGTCGACGTCGGCGTTGACGAGTGACATCAAGCAGCTCCAGGTGCAGTCGGTCGACGGCAACGGTGTGGCCAGTCCGCTGGTCACGGTGCCCATGTAG
- a CDS encoding COG4315 family predicted lipoprotein, whose product MAQMKRTVIVASAMVALTACAPAGYDGANSSAAEPVAVAAAEPTASAEPEASASAEAPVADAPPPADVDLTEQLIGKKIARMGNVVTDQDGWVLYRFDKDSADPPASNCVDKCAQVWPPALTDGNPQLTGLSDDKVGSVTRQDGTRQLTIGGWPVYRYIGDKKPGQWKGQAVGGTWFVVDQNGKKNLTCLPTSTPKAVAPPANSGTSDSGGSGYSY is encoded by the coding sequence GTGGCACAGATGAAGCGGACCGTCATCGTCGCGAGCGCGATGGTCGCACTAACGGCCTGCGCTCCCGCGGGTTACGACGGGGCGAACTCGAGCGCGGCCGAGCCGGTCGCCGTCGCCGCGGCCGAGCCCACCGCGTCGGCGGAACCCGAGGCGTCGGCATCCGCGGAGGCGCCTGTCGCCGACGCGCCGCCGCCCGCGGACGTCGATCTGACCGAGCAGTTGATCGGCAAGAAGATCGCCCGGATGGGCAACGTCGTGACCGACCAGGACGGCTGGGTCCTGTACCGCTTCGACAAGGACTCCGCCGACCCGCCCGCGTCGAACTGCGTCGACAAGTGCGCGCAGGTGTGGCCGCCGGCGTTGACCGACGGTAACCCGCAGCTCACCGGCCTCTCCGACGACAAGGTCGGCAGCGTCACCCGACAGGACGGCACCCGGCAGCTCACCATCGGGGGCTGGCCCGTGTACCGCTACATCGGCGACAAGAAGCCAGGCCAGTGGAAGGGTCAGGCCGTCGGCGGCACCTGGTTCGTGGTCGACCAGAACGGCAAGAAGAACCTCACCTGCCTGCCCACCTCCACGCCGAAGGCCGTCGCGCCGCCGGCGAACAGCGGGACGAGCGATTCCGGCGGTTCGGGCTACTCGTACTGA
- a CDS encoding DNA-3-methyladenine glycosylase family protein, with protein MTDTEPAATRVLHPPVGYRLAASVRALTFSPYDPCARIAAGTFWWATRTPDGPATLALRPAGGELLAEGYGPGAEHVVGRADAIAGLHDDLAGFAELAATHPLVARLAREHRGLRMPTTGQVFPRLLRAVFEQKVTGKEAYRAYAATVRHFREPAPGPLQPLLLPPEAGAVAATPYWVFHPFGVEQRRADTLRRAAALADRLERCVDATEATRRLTAIAGIGPWTAAEVVRVAYGDPDAVSVGDYHIPNTVAWALADEPRGDDARMLALLEPFRGHRGRVCLLLAAAGIQAPKYGPRAPIRSFARF; from the coding sequence ATGACCGACACCGAGCCCGCCGCGACCCGGGTGCTGCACCCGCCGGTCGGGTACCGGCTGGCCGCGTCGGTCCGCGCCCTGACCTTCAGCCCGTACGACCCGTGTGCGCGCATCGCCGCCGGCACCTTCTGGTGGGCGACCCGCACCCCGGACGGGCCGGCCACCCTCGCTCTGCGGCCGGCCGGCGGTGAGCTGCTCGCCGAGGGGTACGGGCCGGGCGCCGAGCACGTGGTGGGTCGCGCCGACGCGATCGCCGGGCTGCACGACGACCTGGCCGGCTTCGCCGAACTGGCGGCGACGCACCCCCTCGTCGCCCGGCTGGCCCGGGAGCACCGGGGGCTGCGGATGCCCACCACCGGGCAGGTCTTCCCCCGGCTGCTGCGGGCGGTCTTCGAGCAGAAGGTCACCGGCAAGGAGGCGTACCGGGCGTACGCGGCGACCGTGCGGCACTTCCGGGAGCCCGCGCCCGGCCCGCTGCAACCGCTGCTGCTGCCGCCGGAGGCCGGCGCGGTGGCCGCCACCCCGTACTGGGTGTTCCACCCGTTCGGCGTGGAGCAGCGCCGGGCCGACACGCTGCGCCGCGCCGCCGCGCTCGCGGACCGGCTGGAGCGCTGCGTGGACGCCACCGAGGCCACCCGCCGGTTGACCGCCATCGCGGGCATCGGCCCGTGGACCGCCGCCGAGGTGGTCCGCGTCGCCTACGGCGACCCGGACGCGGTGAGCGTCGGCGACTACCACATCCCGAACACGGTGGCCTGGGCGCTCGCCGACGAACCGAGGGGTGACGACGCTCGGATGCTCGCCCTGCTGGAGCCGTTCCGGGGCCACCGGGGCCGAGTCTGTCTGCTGCTTGCGGCCGCCGGCATCCAGGCACCGAAGTACGGCCCGCGCGCCCCGATCCGCTCGTTCGCCCGGTTCTGA
- a CDS encoding DUF1990 family protein, translating to MAELTYPEVGRTWHGALPDGYHHLRHRTPLPAGCFEAAAEAVLTWRLHRAAGVRMRTDATRATEGALVTAGLGVGSARLWGPCRVVWSESSPTLAGFGYGTLPGHPERGEEAFVVGRDDAGTVWFEVRAFSLPDRWFTRAAGPTVRAAQHTYAWWLGRTLRRLCAGR from the coding sequence GTGGCCGAGCTGACGTACCCGGAGGTGGGACGGACCTGGCACGGCGCGCTGCCCGACGGATACCACCACCTGCGCCACCGGACCCCACTGCCGGCAGGCTGCTTCGAGGCCGCGGCCGAGGCGGTGCTGACGTGGCGGCTGCACCGCGCCGCCGGGGTCCGGATGCGCACCGACGCGACGCGGGCAACCGAGGGCGCGCTGGTCACGGCCGGTCTCGGTGTCGGGTCGGCCCGTCTCTGGGGGCCCTGCCGGGTCGTCTGGAGCGAGTCGTCGCCCACGCTCGCCGGCTTCGGCTACGGCACCCTCCCCGGCCATCCCGAACGGGGTGAGGAGGCGTTCGTGGTCGGCCGCGACGACGCCGGCACGGTCTGGTTCGAGGTACGCGCGTTCAGCCTCCCGGACCGCTGGTTCACCCGCGCGGCCGGCCCGACCGTCCGGGCGGCGCAGCACACGTACGCCTGGTGGCTCGGCCGTACCCTGCGTCGGCTCTGCGCCGGCCGCTGA
- a CDS encoding GNAT family N-acetyltransferase has translation MSVEPRIGPAGVADAGEILTVQRAAYLTEAQQYTDPFLPPLSETLDEVRAVLTGPTTVLAARLGHRLVGSVRAHLDGRTAHIGRLAVAPDQQGRGIGGRLLAAIEAACPAEVDLFTLFTGADSTGNLRLYQRRGYRVVTHRPGRDGISLAVLEKPVVSSARLGP, from the coding sequence ATGAGCGTCGAGCCCCGCATCGGCCCGGCCGGTGTCGCGGACGCCGGTGAGATCCTCACCGTGCAGCGCGCCGCGTACCTGACCGAGGCACAGCAGTACACCGATCCGTTCCTGCCGCCGCTTAGCGAGACGCTGGACGAGGTCCGGGCGGTGCTGACCGGCCCGACCACAGTCCTCGCCGCCCGGCTGGGACACCGGCTGGTCGGCTCCGTGCGGGCCCACCTGGACGGGCGAACCGCGCACATCGGGCGACTGGCGGTCGCCCCCGACCAGCAGGGGCGCGGCATCGGCGGGCGGCTGCTCGCCGCGATCGAGGCGGCCTGCCCGGCCGAGGTGGACCTGTTCACCCTGTTCACGGGCGCGGACAGCACCGGCAACCTGCGCCTCTATCAGCGGCGGGGCTACCGGGTCGTGACGCACCGGCCGGGCCGCGACGGCATCTCGCTTGCCGTGCTCGAGAAGCCTGTCGTCAGCTCCGCTCGGCTCGGGCCGTGA
- a CDS encoding SRPBCC family protein has protein sequence MRFEAGTEIAADAERVWAVLVDVERWPEWTASVSRVERGESGPLAVGATAHLTQPKLRPAVWRVTELTEGREFTWASDAPGVRTRGEHLLVPLPDGRTRVELAIDQAGPLAGLIGLLYGGLLRRYLRLEADGLTARAERS, from the coding sequence ATGCGGTTCGAAGCGGGTACGGAGATCGCCGCCGATGCCGAGCGGGTCTGGGCGGTGCTTGTCGACGTGGAGCGGTGGCCAGAGTGGACGGCCTCGGTGAGTCGGGTCGAGCGGGGTGAGTCGGGGCCCCTCGCGGTCGGCGCGACGGCCCACCTCACCCAGCCGAAACTGCGGCCGGCGGTGTGGCGGGTCACCGAGCTGACCGAGGGGCGGGAATTCACCTGGGCCTCCGACGCCCCGGGGGTGCGCACGCGCGGCGAGCACCTGTTGGTGCCGCTGCCCGACGGGCGTACCCGGGTCGAGCTGGCCATCGACCAGGCCGGGCCGCTCGCCGGGCTGATCGGCCTGCTGTACGGCGGTCTGCTGCGCCGCTACCTGCGCCTGGAGGCCGACGGGCTCACGGCCCGAGCCGAGCGGAGCTGA
- a CDS encoding ATP-dependent DNA ligase, with protein sequence MDLPINPPVEPMLAKSVPKLPTTAGVTYEPKWDGFRCIVFRDGDEVELASRGGKSMTRYFPEVVDQARRQLPERCAVDGELIVIRRDGPSGKPRLDFELLAQRIHPAASRVKLLAETTPADFVAFDLLAIGDEALLDQPYPRRRERLVQALAGVRPPVHVTQVTTDPETARRWFDVFEGAGLDGLIVKPADLPYEPGKRLMFKVKHARTADAVVAGFRWHKSGPVVGSLLLGLYDDAGVLHHVGVSASFSMARRAELLDELAPYRDTAGEHPWVHGDHERGQRIPGGVSRWTGTKNLEWEPLRPELVVEVGYDAMEGERFRHTAQFVRWRPDRDPRSCRYDQLDRPIRFDVDQVLRGDPAVTLDRAATGPA encoded by the coding sequence GTGGACCTGCCGATCAACCCGCCCGTCGAGCCGATGCTGGCCAAGAGCGTCCCGAAGCTGCCCACCACCGCCGGGGTGACCTACGAACCCAAGTGGGACGGGTTCCGGTGCATCGTCTTCCGTGACGGCGACGAGGTCGAGCTGGCCAGCCGGGGCGGCAAGTCGATGACCCGCTACTTCCCCGAGGTGGTCGACCAGGCCCGCCGTCAGCTGCCCGAGCGGTGCGCGGTCGACGGCGAGCTGATCGTGATCCGCCGGGACGGGCCGTCCGGCAAGCCCCGGCTGGATTTCGAGCTGCTGGCCCAGCGCATCCACCCCGCGGCGTCGCGGGTGAAGCTGCTCGCCGAGACCACCCCCGCCGACTTCGTCGCCTTCGACCTGTTGGCGATCGGTGACGAGGCGCTGCTCGACCAGCCGTATCCGCGCCGGCGGGAGCGGTTGGTCCAGGCGCTGGCCGGGGTACGCCCACCGGTGCACGTCACCCAGGTCACGACCGACCCGGAGACGGCACGCCGCTGGTTCGACGTCTTCGAGGGCGCCGGGCTGGACGGGCTGATCGTCAAGCCGGCCGACCTGCCGTACGAGCCGGGCAAGCGGTTGATGTTCAAGGTCAAGCACGCCCGTACGGCCGACGCGGTGGTGGCCGGCTTCCGCTGGCACAAGTCCGGCCCGGTGGTGGGCTCGCTGCTGCTCGGCCTCTACGACGACGCGGGCGTCCTGCACCACGTCGGGGTGAGCGCGTCGTTCAGCATGGCCCGCCGCGCCGAGTTGCTCGACGAGCTTGCCCCCTACCGCGACACCGCCGGCGAGCACCCGTGGGTGCACGGCGACCACGAGCGCGGCCAGCGCATTCCGGGTGGGGTGAGCCGGTGGACCGGCACCAAGAACCTTGAGTGGGAGCCGCTGCGCCCGGAGCTGGTGGTCGAGGTGGGTTACGACGCGATGGAGGGTGAGCGGTTCCGGCACACCGCCCAGTTCGTCAGGTGGCGGCCGGACCGCGATCCCCGCTCCTGCCGCTACGACCAGCTCGACCGCCCGATCCGCTTCGACGTGGACCAGGTGCTGCGCGGCGATCCGGCGGTCACCCTCGATCGGGCCGCCACCGGTCCGGCGTAG